The following proteins are encoded in a genomic region of Nocardioides renjunii:
- a CDS encoding MFS transporter, with protein sequence MSSSATLRTFWSQLSTEGRWLLSTVAIQTLGRGLTLPFTVIYLHEVRGFSLDLAGTLMSFIAVVALLVTGPGGALTDRIGARRMILFATTAQMIGCTVLAFATTPWMAALAFVFLGLNFGVSWPAFNSLIAAVTTGETRQQYFGINFALVNLGIGLGGVVGGLYADVGEPRTFTVIFLADAASMLVPIALMLGPLRHVTGLHEAPDDADPAAGSYLAILRQPAVLWMTALTFTGVFVGYGQLEAGFPAFAREVGEVSTRVIGFSFAVNTAVIVLLQFLVLRRIAGHRRTRVMLVMAALWAASWVLLGVTAAVPGTVAAVGVLAFAAVFALGETMLQPTVPAITNDMAPDHLRGRYNAVNAGAFQGGAIAGPAFAGFLLHHGWSTAYVAVLVAGCGLIAVLALVVERLISPRVNGIEEPPVVSADPATGEPTPAG encoded by the coding sequence GTGAGCTCCTCGGCGACCCTTCGCACCTTCTGGTCCCAGCTGTCCACCGAGGGGCGGTGGCTGCTCTCCACCGTCGCGATCCAGACCCTCGGCCGCGGCCTGACCCTGCCCTTCACCGTCATCTACCTCCACGAGGTCCGCGGCTTCTCCCTCGACCTCGCGGGCACGCTGATGTCGTTCATCGCCGTCGTCGCCCTCTTGGTCACCGGCCCCGGCGGAGCGCTCACCGACCGCATCGGCGCGCGGCGGATGATCCTGTTCGCCACCACGGCCCAGATGATCGGGTGCACCGTCCTGGCGTTCGCCACCACGCCGTGGATGGCCGCCCTCGCCTTCGTCTTCCTCGGGCTCAACTTCGGCGTCTCGTGGCCCGCCTTCAACTCGCTGATCGCCGCCGTCACCACCGGCGAGACCCGCCAGCAGTACTTCGGCATCAACTTCGCCCTCGTCAACCTCGGCATCGGCCTCGGTGGTGTCGTCGGCGGGCTCTACGCCGACGTCGGCGAGCCGCGCACGTTCACGGTGATCTTCCTCGCCGACGCGGCCAGCATGCTCGTCCCGATCGCGTTGATGCTCGGCCCGCTGCGCCACGTGACCGGGCTGCACGAGGCCCCGGACGACGCCGACCCGGCGGCCGGCTCCTACCTCGCCATCCTCCGCCAGCCCGCCGTGCTGTGGATGACGGCCCTCACCTTCACCGGCGTCTTCGTCGGCTACGGCCAGCTCGAGGCCGGGTTCCCCGCCTTCGCCCGGGAGGTCGGTGAGGTCTCCACGCGCGTGATCGGCTTCTCGTTCGCGGTCAACACGGCGGTCATCGTGCTGCTGCAGTTCCTCGTGCTGCGGCGCATCGCCGGCCACCGCCGTACGCGCGTCATGCTGGTGATGGCCGCGCTCTGGGCCGCGTCGTGGGTGCTGCTCGGCGTCACCGCTGCCGTGCCCGGCACCGTGGCCGCGGTCGGCGTGCTGGCCTTCGCCGCGGTCTTCGCGCTCGGCGAGACCATGCTGCAGCCGACCGTGCCGGCGATCACCAACGACATGGCGCCCGACCACCTCCGCGGGCGCTACAACGCGGTCAACGCCGGCGCGTTCCAGGGCGGCGCGATCGCCGGCCCGGCCTTCGCCGGCTTCCTGCTCCACCACGGGTGGTCCACGGCGTACGTCGCGGTGCTGGTGGCGGGCTGCGGCCTCATCGCGGTACTCGCCCTGGTCGTGGAGCGCCTGATCTCCCCGCGCGTCAACGGCATCGAGGAGCCGCCGGTCGTCTCGGCGGACCCGGCGACCGGCGAGCCGACGCCCGCCGGGTGA
- the alr gene encoding alanine racemase: MSALAAVPGPARTHGPRLEVDLSAVAANTRLLADRTDAEVMAVVKADGFGHGAADVARTALAHGATSLGVTSVDEALALRSDGLRAPVLSWLNPLDAAYDDALAADVDLAVPSREHLDVVVRAATSAPGRPARIHLHLDTGMSRDGAEPSAWPALCRAARRAERAGLVRVVGVMGHLGCADDPADGCNALGRRRFAWGLDVARAAGLRPPLRHLAATAATLLDVRSHHTTVRVGAGLVGIDPTGTTPLRSGLTLTAPVVSVRRVRAGAGVGYGHAWTAPVATHLALLPLGYADGLPRVAAGRAEVLLRGRRRPVVGRISMDQVVVDLGDDPVQSGETATVLGPGAAGEPTVADWAAWADTIPHEVVTGLGPRIRRVHRHAAQATPTHLRSIP; encoded by the coding sequence GTGAGCGCCCTCGCCGCGGTGCCCGGGCCGGCCCGGACGCACGGACCCCGGCTCGAGGTGGACCTGTCGGCCGTCGCCGCCAACACCCGCCTCCTCGCCGACCGCACGGACGCCGAGGTGATGGCGGTGGTCAAGGCCGACGGCTTCGGGCACGGCGCCGCGGACGTGGCGCGTACGGCGCTCGCGCACGGCGCCACGTCGCTCGGGGTCACCAGCGTCGACGAGGCGCTCGCCCTGCGGTCCGACGGGCTCCGCGCACCCGTGCTGAGCTGGCTCAACCCCCTCGACGCGGCGTACGACGACGCGCTCGCCGCCGACGTCGACCTGGCCGTCCCGTCCCGCGAGCACCTCGACGTCGTCGTGCGCGCCGCCACCTCGGCGCCCGGGCGGCCGGCACGGATCCACCTGCACCTCGACACGGGGATGTCCCGCGACGGCGCCGAGCCGTCCGCCTGGCCGGCCCTGTGCCGGGCCGCGCGGCGGGCGGAGCGCGCCGGGCTGGTCCGGGTCGTCGGCGTGATGGGCCACCTCGGCTGCGCCGACGACCCGGCCGACGGGTGCAACGCGCTCGGCCGGCGACGGTTCGCCTGGGGCCTCGACGTCGCCCGCGCGGCCGGCCTCCGACCGCCGTTGCGACACCTCGCGGCCACGGCCGCCACGCTCCTCGACGTCCGCAGCCACCACACCACGGTGCGGGTCGGCGCCGGCCTGGTCGGCATCGACCCGACCGGCACCACGCCGCTGCGCTCGGGGCTGACCCTCACCGCGCCGGTCGTCAGCGTGCGCCGGGTCCGGGCGGGGGCGGGCGTCGGCTACGGCCACGCCTGGACGGCGCCGGTCGCCACGCACCTCGCCCTCCTGCCGCTCGGCTACGCCGACGGGCTGCCCCGGGTGGCCGCCGGCCGCGCCGAGGTGCTGCTGCGCGGCCGCCGTCGACCCGTCGTCGGCCGGATCTCGATGGACCAGGTCGTCGTCGACCTCGGCGACGACCCGGTGCAGTCCGGCGAGACCGCCACCGTCCTCGGCCCCGGCGCCGCCGGCGAGCCGACGGTCGCCGACTGGGCGGCCTGGGCCGACACCATCCCGCACGAGGTCGTCACCGGCCTCGGACCCCGCATCCGCCGCGTCCACCGCCACGCCGCACAGGCCACGCCCACCCACCTCAGGAGCATCCCGTGA
- a CDS encoding M15 family metallopeptidase, which produces MTILLSDPRVAAVPVRDSGHPLVRLDASFGPARALVRRGLADRLALAQADLPRDISLRVVEGHRTVADQQAIIAAYSAEVCAAHPGISPEQLAVLTSRFVAPVAVAPHVAGAAVDLTLVDARGDELDMGTAIDATPEQSDGACWFAADGISADARAHRDLLARVLGGAGLVNYPTEWWHWSHGDRYWALLTGADAALHGPVAAAAAEHAGTAA; this is translated from the coding sequence ATGACGATCCTGCTCTCCGACCCGCGGGTCGCGGCCGTGCCGGTGCGCGACTCCGGCCACCCCCTGGTCCGCCTCGACGCCTCATTCGGGCCGGCGCGCGCGCTCGTGCGCCGCGGCCTGGCCGACCGCCTCGCGCTCGCTCAGGCGGACCTCCCGCGCGACATCTCCCTGCGCGTCGTCGAGGGGCACCGCACCGTGGCCGACCAACAGGCGATCATCGCGGCGTACTCCGCCGAGGTCTGTGCCGCCCACCCCGGCATCTCGCCCGAGCAGCTAGCGGTCCTCACGAGCCGCTTCGTCGCGCCGGTCGCCGTCGCGCCGCACGTCGCGGGCGCGGCCGTCGACCTCACGCTGGTCGACGCCCGCGGTGACGAGCTCGACATGGGCACGGCCATCGACGCGACGCCGGAGCAGTCCGACGGCGCCTGCTGGTTCGCGGCCGACGGGATCAGCGCGGACGCCCGCGCCCACCGCGACCTCCTCGCGCGGGTGCTCGGCGGGGCCGGCCTGGTCAACTACCCCACCGAGTGGTGGCACTGGAGCCACGGCGACCGCTACTGGGCCCTGCTCACCGGCGCGGACGCCGCCCTCCACGGCCCGGTCGCGGCTGCCGCAGCCGAGCACGCCGGGACGGCGGCGTGA
- a CDS encoding M48 family metallopeptidase produces MASGDKKPARARVVLTDISSRAWEHPADRGALVALRKLKGFDVLLKTMSGVFRERAWRLTLLGSAVRVDERQFARLHRLLAEVGRSLDAAYLPEMYVQADPRLSAMTVGMDRPIIVLSSGIVHHLDDDELRFVIGHELGHAISGHAIYRTLLMRLLGLGGLLYAVPGGAIGIRMVTVALLEWSRKAELSADRAGLLASQDPTAALRTHMKIASGGTLEELDVTSFLSQGAEYDEGGDVRESLIKLSLLQQQSHPFAVVRATELRRWIDSGTYTAILGGDYPRRADDDTASVSEAAQEAAASYAVSFERTQDTLGRLVHDLAGWMGSASTWLNDRFRRGSESA; encoded by the coding sequence ATGGCATCGGGGGACAAGAAGCCGGCGCGTGCGCGCGTCGTGCTCACGGACATCAGCTCGCGGGCGTGGGAGCACCCCGCCGACAGGGGCGCGCTGGTCGCGCTGCGCAAGCTCAAGGGCTTCGACGTCCTGCTCAAGACGATGTCGGGGGTATTCCGCGAGCGGGCGTGGCGCCTCACGCTGCTCGGCTCCGCGGTGCGGGTCGACGAGCGCCAGTTCGCCCGGCTGCACCGGCTCCTCGCGGAGGTCGGCCGCAGCCTCGACGCGGCGTACCTCCCCGAGATGTACGTCCAGGCCGACCCGCGGCTGAGCGCCATGACCGTCGGCATGGACCGGCCGATCATCGTGCTGTCCTCCGGCATCGTGCACCACCTCGACGACGACGAGCTGCGCTTCGTCATCGGCCACGAGCTCGGCCACGCCATCAGCGGCCACGCGATCTACCGCACGCTGCTGATGCGCCTGCTCGGCCTGGGCGGCCTGCTCTACGCCGTCCCCGGCGGCGCGATCGGCATCCGGATGGTCACCGTGGCGCTGCTCGAGTGGTCCCGCAAGGCCGAGCTGTCGGCCGACCGCGCCGGCCTGCTGGCCAGCCAGGACCCCACGGCCGCGCTGCGCACGCACATGAAGATCGCGAGCGGCGGCACGCTCGAGGAGCTCGACGTCACCTCGTTCCTGTCGCAGGGCGCGGAGTACGACGAGGGCGGCGACGTGCGCGAGTCCCTCATCAAGCTGTCGCTGCTCCAGCAGCAGTCCCACCCGTTCGCGGTCGTCCGGGCCACCGAGCTGCGCCGCTGGATCGACAGCGGCACCTACACCGCCATCCTCGGTGGCGACTACCCCCGTCGCGCCGACGACGACACGGCCTCGGTCAGCGAGGCGGCCCAGGAGGCCGCCGCCAGCTACGCCGTGTCGTTCGAGCGGACGCAGGACACCCTCGGCAGGCTGGTCCACGACCTCGCCGGCTGGATGGGCTCGGCGAGCACCTGGCTCAACGACCGGTTCCGCCGCGGCAGCGAGAGCGCCTGA
- a CDS encoding DnaJ family domain-containing protein — translation MSKDDDWETAAPASVRREQERDSRTGRSAAAARIAHQSSWVDQQVRLAMERGEFDNLPGQGKPIEDLGVEHDPDWWVKKLVERENIALLPPALAIRKDDAELDGRLDRINVESEARREVEEFNARVRKAIYTPPVGPSGPPVITQQRDVDAEVVAWRERRTARIEAQRAARAEREAAEAAARPQRGWRRFFGRS, via the coding sequence ATGTCGAAGGACGACGACTGGGAGACCGCGGCGCCCGCATCGGTCCGCCGCGAGCAGGAGCGCGACAGCCGCACGGGGCGCTCCGCCGCCGCCGCGCGCATCGCGCACCAGTCGAGCTGGGTCGACCAGCAGGTCCGGCTGGCGATGGAGCGCGGCGAGTTCGACAACCTGCCCGGCCAGGGCAAGCCCATCGAGGACCTCGGCGTCGAGCACGACCCGGACTGGTGGGTGAAGAAGCTCGTCGAGCGGGAGAACATCGCCCTGCTGCCGCCCGCCCTCGCGATCCGCAAGGACGACGCCGAGCTCGACGGCCGGCTCGACCGGATCAACGTCGAGTCGGAGGCGCGCCGCGAGGTCGAGGAGTTCAACGCGCGCGTCCGCAAGGCGATCTACACCCCTCCCGTCGGCCCGTCCGGGCCGCCGGTGATCACCCAGCAGCGCGACGTCGACGCCGAGGTGGTCGCGTGGCGCGAGCGGCGTACGGCGCGCATCGAGGCCCAGCGCGCCGCCCGGGCCGAGCGCGAGGCGGCCGAGGCCGCGGCCCGGCCGCAGCGGGGCTGGCGACGGTTCTTCGGCCGGTCCTGA
- a CDS encoding D-alanine--D-alanine ligase family protein, which yields MTRPIPAPATDPTPSRTRVAVVGGGQSCEHEVSLASAAAVAGALDPSAYDVVRLTIGRDGTWRDGDDRPLGLAAAVTVLQSCAAVLPVVHGPRGEDGSLAALCELAGVPYVGSGVRAGALAMDKWATKLVAGAVGVATAPGVLLSAAGAATYAWTHPVVVKPVAAGSSHGVTLVREAGDLAAALDTALALDDRILVEDLLVGREIDVAVLGTADEGRVVAPVLEVVVDGPFDYEAKYGGGADFRVPAALDDVERKALEEAAVAVYDALGCAGVARVDFFLTDAGPVLNEVNTMPGFTEQSQVPRMFAAAGTSYAALLDRLVRDVLPA from the coding sequence GTGACCCGCCCGATCCCGGCTCCGGCCACCGACCCGACCCCCAGCCGCACCCGCGTCGCCGTCGTCGGCGGCGGGCAGAGCTGCGAGCACGAGGTGTCCCTCGCCTCCGCCGCCGCGGTCGCCGGCGCGCTCGACCCGTCGGCCTACGACGTCGTCCGGCTGACCATCGGCCGCGACGGCACCTGGCGCGACGGCGACGACCGCCCGCTCGGGCTCGCCGCCGCCGTCACGGTCCTCCAGTCCTGCGCCGCGGTCCTCCCGGTCGTCCACGGCCCGCGCGGGGAGGACGGCTCGCTCGCCGCGCTCTGCGAGCTCGCCGGCGTGCCCTACGTCGGGTCGGGCGTCCGGGCCGGCGCCCTGGCCATGGACAAGTGGGCGACCAAGCTGGTGGCCGGAGCCGTCGGCGTCGCCACCGCTCCCGGCGTCCTGCTGTCCGCGGCCGGCGCGGCGACGTACGCCTGGACCCACCCGGTCGTCGTGAAGCCGGTCGCCGCCGGCTCCAGCCACGGCGTCACGCTGGTGCGCGAGGCCGGGGACCTGGCCGCGGCTCTGGACACCGCGCTCGCCCTCGACGACCGCATCCTCGTCGAGGACCTCCTGGTCGGCCGCGAGATCGACGTGGCCGTGCTCGGCACCGCCGACGAGGGCCGCGTCGTCGCGCCGGTGCTCGAGGTCGTCGTCGACGGCCCGTTCGACTACGAGGCGAAGTACGGCGGCGGCGCCGACTTCCGCGTGCCGGCCGCGCTCGACGACGTCGAGCGCAAGGCGCTCGAGGAGGCCGCGGTGGCGGTCTACGACGCGCTCGGCTGCGCCGGCGTGGCCCGCGTCGACTTCTTCCTCACCGACGCGGGCCCGGTGCTCAACGAGGTCAACACGATGCCCGGCTTCACCGAGCAGTCGCAGGTGCCGAGGATGTTCGCGGCGGCCGGGACGTCGTACGCCGCGCTGCTCGACCGGCTCGTCCGCGACGTCCTGCCCGCGTGA
- a CDS encoding HpcH/HpaI aldolase/citrate lyase family protein, translated as MAAHEKAPFTPLRSVLYMPGSNERALEKAKGIACDALILDLEDSVAPDAKPAAREAVAAAAGSDDYGRRAVTIRVNAIGTEWHDADLVAASQAGPAAVVVPKVGSADDVAALVSAMEKAGAPDHTALWAMVETPVAILDALSIARASERLGAFVLGTNDLVKELYAEHVPGRGPILPSLHTALLAGRAAGIAVIDGVYNDVKDTEGFLAECEQGRQMGFDGKTLIHPGQVEGANAAFAPSEQAVEDARGLIGAWEDGAGAGVVTWNGRMVENLHVESARRTLAIHEAVTALGA; from the coding sequence ATGGCCGCCCACGAGAAGGCACCGTTCACGCCGTTGCGCTCCGTGCTCTACATGCCCGGCTCCAACGAGCGAGCGCTGGAGAAGGCGAAGGGCATCGCCTGCGACGCGCTCATCCTCGACCTCGAGGACTCCGTCGCCCCCGACGCCAAGCCCGCCGCACGCGAGGCGGTCGCCGCGGCCGCGGGGAGCGACGACTACGGCCGGCGCGCGGTCACCATCCGCGTCAACGCCATCGGCACCGAGTGGCACGACGCCGACCTCGTCGCCGCCAGCCAGGCCGGGCCCGCCGCCGTCGTGGTGCCGAAGGTGGGCAGCGCCGACGACGTCGCCGCGCTGGTGTCGGCCATGGAGAAGGCCGGCGCACCCGACCACACCGCGCTGTGGGCGATGGTCGAGACCCCCGTCGCCATCCTCGACGCCCTGTCCATCGCCCGCGCCTCCGAGCGGCTCGGCGCCTTCGTGCTCGGCACCAACGACCTCGTCAAGGAGCTGTACGCCGAGCACGTCCCCGGTCGCGGCCCGATCCTGCCCAGCCTCCACACCGCCCTGCTCGCCGGCCGAGCCGCCGGGATCGCGGTCATCGACGGCGTCTACAACGACGTCAAGGACACCGAGGGCTTCCTCGCCGAGTGCGAGCAGGGCCGCCAGATGGGCTTCGACGGCAAGACGCTGATCCACCCCGGCCAGGTCGAGGGCGCCAACGCCGCCTTCGCCCCCAGCGAGCAGGCCGTCGAGGACGCACGGGGGCTGATCGGCGCCTGGGAGGACGGCGCCGGCGCCGGCGTCGTCACCTGGAACGGACGGATGGTCGAGAACCTGCACGTCGAGTCGGCCCGGCGCACGCTGGCCATCCACGAGGCGGTCACTGCGCTCGGAGCGTGA
- a CDS encoding HpcH/HpaI aldolase/citrate lyase family protein — translation MSRTAKDFFAPLAVGAPAPPREIPARPSRAIHFFDPGNEKMAAKVPAMVGTVDVLLGNLEDAVKAENKERSRQGLVDIAKATDFGPTQLWTRINSLDSPWVLDDLTTLVPEIGDKLDVVMVPKVQGAEDIHYVDRLLAQLEAKAGLTRPILVHAILETARGVANIEEICAASPRMQGLSLGPADLAADRRMKTTRVGGGHPGYLVRQDAPRVDGETQYDAERASYQQDLWHYTIARMVDACAMHGIYPYYGPFGDILDTVACEDQFRNAFLLGCVGAWSLHPVQIQIANRVFSPSVEDVAHARRVIAAMGDGTGAVMIDGKMEDDASVKQCQVMVALADELAAIDPELRQQYDAIRIED, via the coding sequence ATGTCGCGAACCGCCAAGGACTTCTTCGCCCCGCTCGCCGTCGGGGCTCCCGCCCCGCCGCGCGAGATCCCGGCCCGGCCGAGCCGGGCGATCCACTTCTTCGACCCGGGCAACGAGAAGATGGCCGCCAAGGTGCCTGCCATGGTCGGCACCGTGGACGTCCTCCTCGGCAACCTCGAGGACGCGGTCAAGGCCGAGAACAAGGAGCGGTCGCGGCAGGGCCTCGTCGACATCGCGAAGGCCACCGACTTCGGGCCGACCCAGCTCTGGACCCGGATCAACTCCCTCGACAGCCCGTGGGTGCTCGACGACCTGACCACCCTGGTGCCGGAGATCGGCGACAAGCTCGACGTCGTCATGGTGCCGAAGGTGCAGGGCGCCGAGGACATCCACTACGTCGACCGGCTGCTCGCCCAGCTCGAGGCGAAGGCCGGCCTGACCCGGCCGATCCTGGTCCACGCGATCCTCGAGACGGCCCGCGGCGTGGCGAACATCGAGGAGATCTGCGCAGCCAGCCCGCGCATGCAGGGCCTCTCCCTCGGCCCGGCCGACCTGGCCGCTGACCGCCGGATGAAGACCACCCGGGTCGGCGGCGGCCACCCCGGCTACCTGGTGCGCCAGGACGCGCCCCGGGTCGACGGCGAGACGCAGTACGACGCCGAGCGGGCGTCGTACCAGCAGGACCTGTGGCACTACACGATCGCCCGGATGGTCGACGCGTGCGCGATGCACGGGATCTACCCCTACTACGGGCCGTTCGGGGACATCCTGGACACCGTCGCGTGCGAGGACCAGTTCCGCAACGCGTTCCTGCTCGGCTGCGTCGGCGCCTGGAGCCTGCACCCGGTGCAGATCCAGATCGCGAACCGCGTCTTCTCTCCCAGCGTCGAGGACGTGGCCCACGCCCGCCGGGTGATCGCCGCGATGGGCGACGGGACCGGCGCGGTGATGATCGACGGCAAGATGGAGGACGACGCCTCCGTCAAGCAGTGCCAGGTGATGGTCGCCCTCGCCGACGAGCTGGCCGCCATCGACCCCGAGCTCAGGCAGCAGTACGACGCGATCCGGATCGAGGACTGA
- the hutU gene encoding urocanate hydratase: protein MTDPTNPRLPIRAAHGTELTAKSWQTEAPLRMLMNNLDPDNAERPEDLVVYGGTGKAARDWPSYDALVRTLRDLEADETLLVQSGKPVGVMRTHEWAPRVLIANSNLVGDWADWEEFRRLEDLGLTMYGQMTAGSWIYIGTQGILQGTFETFAAIADKTFGGTLAGTITVTAGLGGMGGAQPLAVTMNDGVAICVECDQHRIVRRLETRYLDVQARDLDHALELALQARDERRALSIGLLGNAAEVLPELLERHLARAEQGDGPLVDIVTDQTSAHDPLFYLPAGTSYDDWERERTEDPRGFTKRSQESMARHVRAMVELQDAGAEVFDYGNSIRDEARKGGYDRAFEFPGFVPAYIRPLFCEGKGPFRWAALSGDPEDIHATDRAIKELFPADEKPEYARLHAWLDMAAERVQFQGLPARICWLGHGDRAKAGARFNEMVASGELKAPVVIGRDHLDCGSVASPYRETEAMLDGSDAIADWAILNALVNTASGATWVSFHHGGGVGIGRSLHAGQVTVADGTALAAEKIERVLTNDPGMGVIRHVDAGYDRAVEVAEERGVRVPMREGANG from the coding sequence GTGACCGACCCGACCAACCCGCGCCTGCCCATCCGCGCCGCCCACGGCACCGAGCTGACCGCGAAGTCGTGGCAGACCGAGGCGCCGCTCCGGATGCTGATGAACAACCTCGACCCCGACAACGCCGAGCGCCCCGAGGACCTCGTGGTCTACGGCGGGACCGGCAAGGCGGCGCGGGACTGGCCGTCGTACGACGCCCTGGTCCGCACGCTGCGCGACCTCGAGGCCGACGAGACGCTGCTCGTGCAGTCCGGCAAGCCGGTCGGCGTCATGCGGACCCACGAGTGGGCGCCCCGCGTGCTGATCGCCAACTCCAACCTCGTCGGCGACTGGGCCGACTGGGAGGAGTTCCGCAGGCTCGAGGACCTCGGGCTGACGATGTACGGCCAGATGACCGCGGGCTCGTGGATCTACATCGGCACGCAGGGCATCCTCCAGGGCACCTTCGAGACGTTCGCCGCGATCGCCGACAAGACGTTCGGCGGGACGCTCGCCGGCACGATCACCGTCACCGCCGGACTGGGCGGCATGGGTGGCGCCCAGCCGCTCGCCGTCACGATGAACGACGGCGTCGCCATCTGCGTCGAGTGCGACCAGCACCGCATCGTCCGGCGCCTCGAGACGCGCTACCTCGACGTGCAGGCGCGCGACCTCGACCACGCGCTCGAGCTCGCCCTGCAGGCCCGCGACGAGCGCCGCGCCCTGTCCATCGGCCTGCTCGGCAACGCCGCGGAGGTGCTGCCCGAGCTGCTCGAGCGCCACCTCGCGCGCGCCGAGCAGGGCGACGGCCCGCTGGTCGACATCGTCACCGACCAGACCTCGGCCCACGACCCTCTGTTCTACCTGCCCGCAGGGACGTCGTACGACGACTGGGAGCGCGAGCGCACCGAGGACCCGCGCGGGTTCACCAAGCGCAGCCAGGAGTCGATGGCCCGCCACGTCCGGGCGATGGTGGAGCTGCAGGACGCCGGCGCCGAGGTGTTCGACTACGGCAACTCGATCCGCGACGAGGCCCGCAAGGGTGGCTACGACCGCGCCTTCGAGTTCCCCGGCTTCGTGCCCGCCTACATCCGGCCGCTGTTCTGCGAGGGCAAGGGCCCGTTCCGCTGGGCGGCGCTGTCCGGCGACCCCGAGGACATCCACGCCACCGACCGCGCCATCAAGGAGCTGTTCCCCGCCGACGAGAAGCCGGAGTACGCCCGGCTCCACGCCTGGCTCGACATGGCCGCCGAGCGGGTCCAGTTCCAGGGCCTGCCCGCGCGGATCTGCTGGCTCGGCCACGGCGACCGCGCGAAGGCGGGCGCGAGGTTCAACGAGATGGTCGCCAGCGGCGAGCTCAAGGCGCCGGTCGTCATCGGCCGCGACCACCTCGACTGCGGCTCGGTCGCCTCGCCCTACCGCGAGACCGAGGCGATGCTCGACGGCTCGGACGCGATCGCCGACTGGGCGATCCTCAACGCGCTGGTCAACACCGCGTCGGGCGCCACCTGGGTGTCCTTCCACCACGGCGGCGGCGTCGGCATCGGCCGCTCCCTGCACGCCGGCCAGGTGACCGTCGCCGACGGCACCGCCCTGGCCGCCGAGAAGATCGAGCGGGTGCTCACCAACGATCCGGGCATGGGCGTCATCCGCCACGTCGACGCGGGATACGACCGCGCGGTGGAGGTCGCCGAGGAGCGCGGCGTCCGGGTTCCGATGCGGGAGGGCGCAAACGGCTGA